The Xanthobacter flavus genome includes a window with the following:
- a CDS encoding type 1 glutamine amidotransferase, with the protein MKVLVFQHVACEHPGRFRDFMRADGVEWDAVELDEGETIPPFDDYAALMVFGGPMDVWQEEELPWLVAEKAAIRDWMATGKPYLGVCLGHQLLADALGGKVGLMPRPEVGVTEVSLTAAGRASPFFKGLPPTFPTLQWHGAAVLELPPGGVVLAENEHCAIQALQVGERAFGIQYHVELTDETVSEWGVIPEYRCALEAITGAGGQALLENATKERMPVFAAAAEQLYRNFKATW; encoded by the coding sequence GTGAAAGTCCTCGTCTTCCAGCATGTCGCCTGCGAGCACCCCGGCCGCTTCCGAGACTTCATGCGCGCCGATGGCGTGGAATGGGACGCGGTGGAGCTGGACGAGGGCGAGACCATCCCGCCCTTCGATGATTACGCCGCGCTCATGGTGTTCGGCGGGCCCATGGATGTCTGGCAGGAGGAGGAACTGCCTTGGCTCGTCGCAGAGAAGGCGGCGATCCGGGACTGGATGGCCACCGGCAAGCCCTATCTCGGCGTCTGCCTCGGCCATCAGCTTCTCGCCGATGCGCTGGGCGGCAAGGTGGGCCTCATGCCCCGGCCGGAAGTGGGTGTCACCGAGGTGTCGCTGACGGCGGCGGGGCGCGCCTCTCCCTTCTTCAAGGGGCTTCCCCCCACCTTCCCGACGCTCCAGTGGCACGGCGCTGCGGTGCTGGAGCTGCCCCCGGGCGGGGTCGTGCTCGCCGAGAACGAGCATTGCGCCATTCAGGCGCTGCAGGTGGGAGAGAGGGCGTTCGGCATCCAGTATCACGTGGAGCTGACCGACGAGACGGTATCCGAATGGGGCGTGATTCCCGAATACCGCTGCGCGCTGGAGGCCATTACCGGCGCCGGCGGGCAAGCGCTGCTCGAAAACGCGACCAAGGAGCGGATGCCGGTCTTCGCGGCGGCGGCTGAGCAGCTCTATCGGAATTTCAAGGCGACGTGGTGA
- the rpsD gene encoding 30S ribosomal protein S4: MSKRIAAKHKIDRRMGENIWGRPKSPVNRREYGPGQHGQRRKGKLSDFGVQLRAKQKLKGYYGSIGEKQFHKVYVEASRLKGDTGANLIGLLERRLDAVVYRAKFVPTIFAARQFVSHGHVKVNGKRVNIPSYLVKVDDVVEVKEASRQLAIVIEAQQLAERDVPDYIEVDTHKLTARFARIPELNEVPYAVQMEPNLVVEFYSR; this comes from the coding sequence ATGAGCAAGCGCATTGCGGCCAAGCACAAGATCGATCGCCGTATGGGCGAGAACATCTGGGGCCGCCCCAAGAGCCCGGTGAACCGTCGTGAATACGGTCCCGGCCAGCACGGCCAGCGCCGCAAGGGCAAGCTGTCCGACTTCGGCGTGCAGCTGCGCGCCAAGCAGAAGCTGAAGGGCTATTACGGCTCCATCGGCGAGAAGCAGTTCCACAAGGTGTATGTCGAGGCCTCGCGCCTCAAGGGCGACACCGGCGCCAACCTCATCGGCCTGCTGGAGCGCCGCCTGGACGCGGTGGTCTACCGCGCCAAGTTCGTGCCCACCATCTTCGCCGCCCGCCAGTTCGTCTCCCACGGCCACGTGAAGGTGAACGGCAAGCGCGTGAACATCCCGTCCTACCTCGTGAAGGTCGACGACGTGGTGGAGGTGAAGGAAGCCTCCCGCCAGCTCGCCATCGTGATCGAGGCGCAGCAGCTCGCCGAGCGTGACGTGCCCGACTACATCGAGGTCGACACCCACAAGCTCACCGCGCGCTTCGCCCGCATCCCCGAGCTGAACGAAGTGCCCTACGCGGTCCAGATGGAACCGAACCTGGTGGTTGAGTTCTACTCGCGCTGA
- a CDS encoding DUF1476 domain-containing protein: MTTFDKREEGFEKAFALDEETRFRALARRNKKLGLWAAEKLGLTGEAAQEYAKEVVVADLQEAGDEDVFRKLRADFDARNVDVSDHQIRRNMDELLAVAAAEVKSGT, from the coding sequence ATGACCACGTTCGACAAGCGCGAGGAAGGTTTCGAGAAGGCTTTCGCGCTCGACGAGGAGACGCGGTTTCGGGCGCTCGCCCGCCGCAACAAGAAGCTTGGCCTGTGGGCCGCCGAGAAGCTTGGCCTGACCGGCGAGGCGGCCCAGGAATACGCCAAGGAGGTCGTCGTCGCCGACCTGCAGGAAGCCGGCGACGAGGACGTGTTCCGCAAGCTGCGCGCCGACTTCGACGCCAGGAATGTCGATGTCTCGGACCACCAGATCCGCCGCAACATGGACGAGCTTCTCGCCGTCGCCGCGGCCGAGGTGAAGTCCGGCACCTGA